The Gemmatimonadetes bacterium SCN 70-22 DNA segment TCCTCGGTGAACGACCAGCTCGAGGCTCCGATCGGCATGCGTCTCCGGGCGGCGGGGGTCAGGCGATCGCGCGCTCGACGCGACGCAGCAGCCGTCGCGCCCGGCGGCGCAGCTCCGGCCGCGATTCCCACGCCAGGTACTCGCGCAGGAGCGTCACGGTCTGCTCATCGGGCCGGGTCCGCAGGTAGCCGAGCGCCGCCAGGCGACGCACGGGGTTGCGGCTGAAGAGGCTCTGCCGGTCAGCGTGCTGCTGCCGGCTCCACAGGGCGAAGCCGGCCACGAACCCGCCGAGCACGCCCAACGACAACATCGATCCTTTCCGCATCTCACACCATCTCCCGTCGGGCCGACAACGCCTGCGCGATGGTGATGCCATCGGCGTACTCGAGGTCGCCCCCGATCGGGAGCCCGCGGGCAATTCGGGTCACGCGCACGGCGTGCGGCGCCAGTACCTGGTGCAGGTACAGCGCCGTCGCCTCGCCTTCAACACTGGGATTCGTCGCCACGATCACTTCCTTCACGGCTCCGCCGGCTACCCGGCGCTCGAGAGCAGTCACGGTGAGATCCTCGGGTCCCACCCCATCCAGCGGGGAGATGCGCCCTCCCAGGACGTGATAGCGCCCCCGGAACTCGCCGGCCCGTTCGATCGCGCCGATATCCGCCGCTTCTTCGACGGCGCAGATCACCCCGGCGTCACGCCTCGGATCGCGACAAATGCCACATTCGGGGTCCTCGGTCAGGTTGTAGCACGTCGGGCACGGGTGGACCCGCTCCGCAAGCGTCTCGAGCGCATGCGCCAGCCGGACGCTTCGCTCCCGCGGCTGCTTGAGGAGGTGGTACGTGAGCCGCAGCGCCGTCTTGCGCCCGATCCCGGGGAGCTTGGAGAGTTCGGCGGCCAGGTCGTCGATGGCCGACACCGTCAGAATGGGAGCTTGAACGGGAGGTTCATCCCCCCGGTGAGCTTCCCCATCTCCTCCTGCGCCAGCTCGTTCGCCTTCTTCTGCGCCTCGGCGACGGCCACCACGATCAGGTCTTCCAGCATCTCGACGTCGGCCGGGTTCACGATCGCCGCCTCGAGCTTGACCTTGCGGATCGCCCCCTTCCCGTCGGCTTCCACCGTGACCATTCCACCCCCTGCCGTCCCGGTCACCGAACGCTGCGCCAGCTCCTCCTGCATCTGCTGCATCCTCGACTGCACCTGCTGCGCCTGCTGGAGGATCTTGAAGATGTCGGCCATGTCCCTGAAGTTATTGTGATTCCGTAAGATAGGCGACTGCTCCAATCCCGGCCACGGACCTGCGTCCCCGTCGTCAGTCGACGAGGTCCAGGTCGAGCTCGTCGATGGCCGCCGACAGGACCGGATCGCGCTTCCGAAGCGCCTGCAGCGTCTCGGACCGGATGGATTCGGCCGTCATGCGGCGGGGGCCGTTGTCCTTGGCCGACTCGGGCGGGAGGAGCTGAACCCGCGACAATCCGCCGATGTGCTGAGCGAGCGCGGTGGTCAGCTCCCGTGCCTTGACCGCAAGATTCTCGAACGCCCCCATCTCCTCGACCTGGAGCGAGACGACGCCCGACGAAGCGACCGCGGTCGGGATGGTGCGTTCGAGGAGCGTCCCGACGATCGGGCGCTCCCGGCGTA contains these protein-coding regions:
- a CDS encoding recombination protein RecR — encoded protein: MTVSAIDDLAAELSKLPGIGRKTALRLTYHLLKQPRERSVRLAHALETLAERVHPCPTCYNLTEDPECGICRDPRRDAGVICAVEEAADIGAIERAGEFRGRYHVLGGRISPLDGVGPEDLTVTALERRVAGGAVKEVIVATNPSVEGEATALYLHQVLAPHAVRVTRIARGLPIGGDLEYADGITIAQALSARREMV
- a CDS encoding nucleoid-associated protein, YbaB/EbfC family; translated protein: MADIFKILQQAQQVQSRMQQMQEELAQRSVTGTAGGGMVTVEADGKGAIRKVKLEAAIVNPADVEMLEDLIVVAVAEAQKKANELAQEEMGKLTGGMNLPFKLPF